The Methanobrevibacter thaueri region AGAAAACGCAATCCGTGAAAGATTAGAAGAATTGGAAAAATAATCACTGATTGTTTTTCTCCATTATTTCTTTTAATTCTTTAATTTCTTCTTTTAAATCATCTATTTTTTTATCACTTTCTTTTAGTTGGCTACTCATTTTTTCAATTTCCGCCTCTGACTTTTCGACCTTTTCCTTTAGGTCATGGATATGGTAGGTTCCCTCCTTCAGGACATTATCCATGAAATAAGACGAAATAGCTCCTGTGATTGCACTGAATATGAAAACACCTATAATCAGCAATGCTAAACTGAATACTTTACCGTATATTGTGTTTGGGGTGATATCCCCGTAACCTACGGTGGTTATACTGACAACCACAAACCACAGGTTGTCAAAGAGATTGTTCATTGACGGATCAATCAGGTAAAGCCCCAGGGTTGAGCCTATGATGATGAAAACCAGCACTCCCAGAATCTC contains the following coding sequences:
- a CDS encoding ion channel; the protein is MKLKLYAISKILLSLLICINIISLLTSIMFSITTEYLPIIAFDVFVCLVLFLDFFRGFHESTNKLIYVRENWMELFVCIPFDLILSPFLGFNYLIVFKVIRVMLLILAFFRIVGEFLYNTRLDEILGVLVFIIIGSTLGLYLIDPSMNNLFDNLWFVVVSITTVGYGDITPNTIYGKVFSLALLIIGVFIFSAITGAISSYFMDNVLKEGTYHIHDLKEKVEKSEAEIEKMSSQLKESDKKIDDLKEEIKELKEIMEKNNQ